In the genome of bacterium, the window CCGATCGGCCAGCCGGGCGAGGTCGATGGTGTTACGCAGCGCGTCAGCAGGTGTCGCACCGGCGGGCACCGGGGACTGATCGACGATCGAGAGCTTCAAGCCTTGCCTCCTCCCTTGACACGAGCGGGCCATCGCGGCCCGCATCATGCCGGAGCACGCTTACATCCTTCATACTTCTACGATAATGGATGTCGAGGCCTGTCCGACGAGGCGAATGACGATTCGTTGCATTTCCCATCGAGAGAAACTATGCTGAACCCAGTCTTTTCGCGGGTGCACTTTTGCCTCGTCGTACGCGGCTTCCCCGAAGGGAACATATCTAGGGCAGGAGTGTCATGAACCGGTAACGGGCCGATACTTCGAGAAGACTGAGGAGTTACGTATTTGACGAGAGCGATTCGTAATATTGCGATCATTGCGCACGTGGACCACGGCAAGACCACACTGGTCGACGGCATGCTGAGGCAGAGCGGCACCTTTCGGGCCAACGAAACCGTGGTGGAACGTGTGATGGATTCCAATGAGCTCGAGCGCGAGCGCGGCATCACTATTTTGGCGAAGAACACAGCCATCTACTATCATGCCACCAAGATCAACATCGTCGATACTCCCGGGCACAGTGATTTTGGGGGCGAGGTGGAGCGCGCCCTGAAGATGGTGGATGGCGTGATGTTACTGGTGGACGCGAGCGAAGGCCCTCTTCCTCAGACCCGATACGTGTTGAGCAAAGCCCTCGAGGGCGGCCTGCCGCCGATCCTGGTCATCAATAAGATTGACCGTGGCGATGCACGCCCGCAGCAGGTGCTGAACGAAGTGTACGATTTGTTCATCGATTTGGACGCGAAAGAGGACCAACTCGATTTTCCCGTCTTGTACACCAACGCCAAGGCCGGCACCGCCTCGACCAGCATCGCTCAAGCCGGACACGACCTGGGTCCGCTGTTTGAGGCGATCGTCCGCACTGTTCCGCCGCCCGGTGGAGAGGCCGCCGCCGTCCTGCAGGTCCTGGTTGCCAACCTCGATTACAGCGATTATCTCGGCCGCATCGCCATCGCGCGCGTCTTCAATGGCACTCTCAAGGCAGGCGAACAGGTTGGTATCGCAAAGATGGATGGCTCACTACCCCGGACGCGGGTGACCAAGTTGTTTTCGTTCAGCGGACTCAAGCGGGTGGAGATTGAGTCCACCGAATTGGGCGACATTATTGCGGTCGCGGGAGTCGAAGGCATTGCCATTGGCGACACCATCACCGATGCGGAAGCGCCGGCCCCATTGCCCCGCATCGTGATTGACGAGCCGACTATCGCGATGCAGTTTACCGTGAACAGTTCGCCCTTCGCCGGTCTCGAGGGCACGTATGTGACCTCACGCGACCTGCGCGAGCGCCTGGAGAAAGAGCTGCTCACCAACGTTTCGCTGCGTGTGGAACCTACCGATAGTACCGATGCCTTCAAGGTCATGGGCAGAGGCGAACTCCATCTCGCCATCCTCATCGAAACGATGCGGAGAGAGGGATACGAGCTGATGGTGGGCAAGCCGGAGATCGTGACCAAAATGCTTGACGGCAGGCTCATGGAACCTATGGAGCGTGTCGCCATTGACGTGCCCGAGAACTTTGTCGGTGTGGTGGTGGAGAAACTGGGCGCCCGCAAAGGACAGATGACGAACATGCACAACCACGGCTATGGACGGGTGCGCCTGGATTTTCGGGTGCCCAGCCGCGGACTCATCGGCCTGCGGAGCGAGTTGCTCACCGACACGCGCGGCACGATCGTCATGAATTCGCTGTTCGATAGCTATACGGAGTGGATGGGCGAGATTCCCCGCCGCCCCACGGGTACGCTGGTGGCCGACCGGGCGGGTGTGACGACGGCCTATGCCCTTTACAATCTGCAGGAACGCGGCGAGCTCTTTGCCGCACCCGGTATCGATGTGTATGAGGGGATGATTATCGGCGAAAACTCGCGCGACAACGATCTGGACGTCAACGTCGTGCGAGAAAAGAAGCTCACCAACATGAGGGCGTCAACGGCCGACATCGCCATCCGCCTCGTCCCATTCCGGGCCCTGAACCTGGAACAGGCGATTACATTTATTGCGGACGACGAGTATGTGGAGGTGACGCCAAAATCCCTGAGACTGAGGAAGAAAACCCTACAGTCAAACCTCAGGCCCAAAAAGAATGCGGTGCCCGCGACTGTCCAGAAAGCCGACTAGTTTTTCGCGTACATCAGATCCCGGGACGCGACCTTTGGTGTCCCACGTCTTGACGCCGTCCGGCGGCCGCCTGTACCGCCGCGCTAGGCGCTTGCCTTGTTTAGCTGCTCGATCGATCCAGCATCGAGTTCGAGCCGGGGCGCCGCCATCAGTTCGTTCAACTGCTCCACGCTCGTCGCGCTGACGATGGGCGCGGTCAAGCCGGGACGCGCCAGCAGCCACGCCAGCGCGACCGCCGTGGGGGTGGAACGATGCTCCTGCGCGACCTCATCAAGCGTGCGCAGAATCTGAAACCCTCGTTCGTTGTAGTACTTGCGTTTTACACCTTGGCCGCGCGCGCTCTTCGAGACGTCGCCGTCGGTGCGGTATTTCCCGCTCAGAAATCCGCTCCCCAAGGAGGAGTAACTGATCACGCCCACACCCTCGGTCCGGCACAGCGGCTCGAGGGCCCCCTCGTAACCGGTCCGGTCGTAGAGATTGTAGAGCGGCTGCAGGCTCTCATACCTGGGGTACGCGTGCTGTTTGCTGACCTGCAGGGCCTGCGCGAGCCGCTCCGCGGTGTAGTTTGAAGCGCCGATCGCTCTGACCTTGCCCTGGGCGATCAGGTCGGCATAGGCGCCCAGGGTCTCCTCGAACGCAGTCTCCGCATCATCGATATGGGATTGATAAAGATCGATATAATGGGTCTGCAGCCGCCTGAGCGAGTCGTCCACGCCGCTCATGATATGGGTGCGGGACAACCCCTTCCCCTGCGCGCCCATGTCCGACCCCACCTTCGTGGCGATGATCACTTTCTCCCGATTCCCACGCTGCTTCATCCACCTGCCGAGGATGGTCTCGGACTCGCCCCCCTGATTCCCTGGAGCCCACTTCGCATAGACGTCTGCGGTATCGACGAAATTCATTCCCGCCCCCAGGAACGCGTCGAGCAGTCTGAACGACGTCGGCTCGTCCGCCGTCCAACCGAAGACGTTCCCCCCGAAGCACAGCGGGGAGACCTGCAGCCCCGACGTACCGAGTTGACGCCACTTCATCATGGTGACCCTCCGTCTCCTGAGTCCTGCCGCAACAGCCACACAACCGCCAATGGTACCGTCTCTGCCTACTTGCGAACTACGAGGGCGATGCTTGCAGTGTATCCATGCAGGAAATTCCGCGAACCCACCGGCCCGACCTCGCCGTTGCAGAAGAAGCCTGCCAGGGGAATGGGGCCGAGTCGGTCGGCTACCGCCCGCGCATCATGGTCGGGCGTCCCGAACAGTCCGGCACCGCGACCGTTGCAGGAGCACAAAAGCGCCCCGAGAGGCTGTTGTCCCCCAAGATCGGCCTTCGCCGCCGCGAGCAGTTCTCGCAGGTCTTCGTCGGCGGCCACGCGGTCCCGGACCTGAAATTGCAGCGTCTGCCCGGGCCGCGGAATCGCCCCCACGGTGACGGTGCCACTCTCTGCATCCGCGCCCAGAACGTTGCGGATCAGAAAGTCGCCGCGATGCAACTCCTCGCGATATTCGTCCATGGCCAGGCCGACGAACAAGTTGCCCCGGGCGCGCTGCTGTACCTCCCGTGGCAACGCTTGCACCGTCTCCAAAAGCACCTCGTAGGCGGCGCGCCGGGCGATCGTTTCGATCACGTTTCCGGTCGCGCCCGTGATGGTCCATGCTTCGCCGATTGGAGTACACCCCTGCGAGACGATCGTGCGCACTCCATATGCTCCCCCGAGGGCGATGGCGACGGCGCCGCGATCGTACACCTCATCGTTGAGAAACACATGGGTGCGCCGGAGGCGGAGGTCGCCTGAGGCCATTCCACCCACCATCGGGGTTCCGGGATAGGCCTCTCCCCACGCGACCAGCAAAGTCTCGGCGTCCAGGGTGAAGGGGTCGGCAAACAGGAACCAGGCCGTGACGTCATCGGGCGACACACGAGTCATCCCGCGCCAGGCTTCCGGACCGCGGTACTGCTCGAGAGTGCTCTGCGTGAGGCGGACGGGGCGCAGGACCGCTCCCGGCAGGGAAAACGTCAGGAGGGCGAGGGCGGGCTGGCCCTCCACCTCCCGGCCGGTGCCGATAACCCCCTGGCTTGAGCAGCCGATGAGCAGACGGGCCTGAGTGGCTCGGCGTGCACCGGCGACCAACTCAGGAAATTCCTCCGCATAGTCCGAGCTGGCGAAGAGAAAGGCCAGGTCGATGGTCTCACCGCTCGGGGCAATCGGCATCAGAGTCGTCGCTTCGGCGAGTGCATCCTGCCAGGTAGGCTGTTGGCCGATGGCCGCCGCTGCTCTCATCCCGGAACCGCCTTCAGAGATCCTCTGCAATGGTCGCTACGCCTCCCCAATGGCTCGCTGTAGGCGTTCGCGTGCGAGGGCAACGTGTTCGTGTCTAAGAAGATCATATGCACATCTGTGCCCGCGTTCAAGCGGGTGGGCAGGATCCCATTCTGCTTCAGGGAAGCTCCAGGTGTCTCGCGATAGCCTGGCGTGGGGAGGAAGTGACAATGGCGCAGCTTCCATATGTGATGGAATCGGCGGGGATCTCCCCTGAGCTCCGATCGATCTACGACGACATTATCAAGCTTCGGGGAGGTGTTCTGAACCTCTACCGGATCCTCGCCAACCAGCCGCCCGCATTACGCGCCTTCATGTCCATGTCTCGTTACGTCCGCGACCAAAGCTCGCTCCCACCGCAACTACGCGAGCTTGCCATTCTCGTTACGGCGTATGGCTTGAATGTCGAATACGAGCGCGTGCACCATCTTGCCGCAGCTCGAAAGGTCGGCGTACTAGAAACCAAACTCCGGGATCTCGCCGCGTGGCGGAGCAGTGATGCGTATGAACCGATAGAACGGGCCGTGATGGCGTATGCTGACGAGGTTGCAGTCTCGCGACACGTACGCGATTCGACGGTCAATGATTTGCGCCGGTACCTCTCGCCGCAGGAGGTTGTCGACCTTGCGATCACGGTTGCGTGGTACCATTTCTGTGCGGCTCTGATCCTTCCGCTGGGTGTCGAGATGGAAGGGACCTCCACATGAACGCAGCCGTCCCGCGCGGTGGGGGGTTACGAAACCGTTTTCGACTGACGCCGCTGCCAGTCCTCGGAGAACAGGTTAAAATGCTGACGCCGATACGGATGGGCCAGCAGCACCTCTTCGTTGAGCGTCACGCCCAATCCGGGTCCTGACGGGAGCGGGAAGTAGCCGTCTGTCACAGCGGGAAGCCCGGGTGCGGCCTCCGTCACGAACGGCTCGGCGAAATCGTTGAAGTACTCCTGAATCTTGAGGTTCGGTGTGCACGCGGCGAGGTGGAGGACCGCGGCCGTGCCGACCGAGGCGCCCACGTTATGCGGCGCGAGCAGCACACCGTGGGCCTCTGCCATCGCCGCAATCTTCTTCGTCTCCAGCAGGCCGCCGCAGTGGGTGAGGTCGGGCTGGAGGACGTCCACGGCGTCGAGGGCGAGCAGGTCCCGAAACGCCGAGCGCGTGTGCAGACGCTCGCCGGTCGCGATGGGGATCGCGGTGTGGGAGGAGACGCGGACGAGCGCGCCGGGCTGGTCCGGCGGCACCGGCTCCTCTATCCACCCGGGCGCGAAGCG includes:
- a CDS encoding FIST N-terminal domain-containing protein is translated as MRAAAAIGQQPTWQDALAEATTLMPIAPSGETIDLAFLFASSDYAEEFPELVAGARRATQARLLIGCSSQGVIGTGREVEGQPALALLTFSLPGAVLRPVRLTQSTLEQYRGPEAWRGMTRVSPDDVTAWFLFADPFTLDAETLLVAWGEAYPGTPMVGGMASGDLRLRRTHVFLNDEVYDRGAVAIALGGAYGVRTIVSQGCTPIGEAWTITGATGNVIETIARRAAYEVLLETVQALPREVQQRARGNLFVGLAMDEYREELHRGDFLIRNVLGADAESGTVTVGAIPRPGQTLQFQVRDRVAADEDLRELLAAAKADLGGQQPLGALLCSCNGRGAGLFGTPDHDARAVADRLGPIPLAGFFCNGEVGPVGSRNFLHGYTASIALVVRK
- the typA gene encoding translational GTPase TypA — its product is MTRAIRNIAIIAHVDHGKTTLVDGMLRQSGTFRANETVVERVMDSNELERERGITILAKNTAIYYHATKINIVDTPGHSDFGGEVERALKMVDGVMLLVDASEGPLPQTRYVLSKALEGGLPPILVINKIDRGDARPQQVLNEVYDLFIDLDAKEDQLDFPVLYTNAKAGTASTSIAQAGHDLGPLFEAIVRTVPPPGGEAAAVLQVLVANLDYSDYLGRIAIARVFNGTLKAGEQVGIAKMDGSLPRTRVTKLFSFSGLKRVEIESTELGDIIAVAGVEGIAIGDTITDAEAPAPLPRIVIDEPTIAMQFTVNSSPFAGLEGTYVTSRDLRERLEKELLTNVSLRVEPTDSTDAFKVMGRGELHLAILIETMRREGYELMVGKPEIVTKMLDGRLMEPMERVAIDVPENFVGVVVEKLGARKGQMTNMHNHGYGRVRLDFRVPSRGLIGLRSELLTDTRGTIVMNSLFDSYTEWMGEIPRRPTGTLVADRAGVTTAYALYNLQERGELFAAPGIDVYEGMIIGENSRDNDLDVNVVREKKLTNMRASTADIAIRLVPFRALNLEQAITFIADDEYVEVTPKSLRLRKKTLQSNLRPKKNAVPATVQKAD
- a CDS encoding aldo/keto reductase — protein: MKWRQLGTSGLQVSPLCFGGNVFGWTADEPTSFRLLDAFLGAGMNFVDTADVYAKWAPGNQGGESETILGRWMKQRGNREKVIIATKVGSDMGAQGKGLSRTHIMSGVDDSLRRLQTHYIDLYQSHIDDAETAFEETLGAYADLIAQGKVRAIGASNYTAERLAQALQVSKQHAYPRYESLQPLYNLYDRTGYEGALEPLCRTEGVGVISYSSLGSGFLSGKYRTDGDVSKSARGQGVKRKYYNERGFQILRTLDEVAQEHRSTPTAVALAWLLARPGLTAPIVSATSVEQLNELMAAPRLELDAGSIEQLNKASA
- a CDS encoding carboxymuconolactone decarboxylase family protein, which codes for MAQLPYVMESAGISPELRSIYDDIIKLRGGVLNLYRILANQPPALRAFMSMSRYVRDQSSLPPQLRELAILVTAYGLNVEYERVHHLAAARKVGVLETKLRDLAAWRSSDAYEPIERAVMAYADEVAVSRHVRDSTVNDLRRYLSPQEVVDLAITVAWYHFCAALILPLGVEMEGTST